The Streptomyces halobius genomic interval CATCGCGGGCGGGGTGATGGGGCTGATCCCGCTCACGGGAATGGCGATGCCGTTTCTCGCACAGGGGGGATCGTCCGTCGTCACCAACTGGATCATCATCGCGCTGCTGCTGCGCCTCAGCGACCGGGCACGCGCCCCACGGCCGGAGGTGAGCGAGCTGCCCGTCCCCGCCGTCCGGGCGGAATCCGTCCCCCCGGAGGCCGGCCGGTGATCCGCTGTATCCGGCACATCGCCGGCTTCACCCTCCTGCTGCTGGTCGCGCTGCTGGTCAACGCCGCGCGGGTGCAGCTCTTCGAGGCGGAGACATACACCGGGAATCCGGCCAACCGCCGTACCTTCGTGGAGCGCTACGGGCAGCCCCGCGGCGCCGTCCTCGTCGCGGGCAGGCCCGTCACCGGCTCCCGGGACAGCGGCGGCCGGCTGCGCTTCGAGCGGACCTACACCGACGGGCCGCTGTACGCACCGGTCACCGGCTACTCCTCACAGGTCTACGGCACCTCCCTGATCGAGCGCGCCGAGGACGGCATCCTCTCCGGCACCGACGAGCGGCTGACCGCATTTCCCTGGTGGGACGATCTGACGCGCGCCCACCGGGCGGGCGGCAGCGTCGCCACCACCATCCGGCCCGAAATGCAGCGCGCCGCGTTCCACGGTCTGGGGCGCAGGAAGGGCGCGGTGGTCGCCATCGAGCCCCGCACCGGCCGGATCCTGGCGCTGGCCAGCACCCCCTCGTACGACCCCAACGAGCTGTCCGGCAACGGCACTTCGGTCGGCGCGGCCTGGCGGCGGCTGAACGACGACACGGACCGGCCGATGCTCAACCGGGCCCTCCGGGAGACCTATCCCCCCGGCTCCGCCTTCAAGGTCGTCACCGCCGCGGCGGCACTGGACAACGGAACGGTCACCGATATCGACGCCTCGACGGACGCCCCCGATCCCTACCGCCTGCCCGGCACCGGCATCCGGCTCCGCAACACGGCGTCCGGCTGCGCGCACGCCACCCTCAAGGACGCCTTCCGTGTCTCCTGCAACACCGTCTTCGCGCGACTGGGCACCGCGGTCGGGCTGCGCGGCATGGTCGACACCGCGCAGAAGTTCGGCTTCAACGACCGCCGACTGCGCATCCCGTCCGCCGTCGCCCCCAGCAACTTCGACACCCGGATGAC includes:
- a CDS encoding penicillin-binding transpeptidase domain-containing protein; this translates as MIRCIRHIAGFTLLLLVALLVNAARVQLFEAETYTGNPANRRTFVERYGQPRGAVLVAGRPVTGSRDSGGRLRFERTYTDGPLYAPVTGYSSQVYGTSLIERAEDGILSGTDERLTAFPWWDDLTRAHRAGGSVATTIRPEMQRAAFHGLGRRKGAVVAIEPRTGRILALASTPSYDPNELSGNGTSVGAAWRRLNDDTDRPMLNRALRETYPPGSAFKVVTAAAALDNGTVTDIDASTDAPDPYRLPGTGIRLRNTASGCAHATLKDAFRVSCNTVFARLGTAVGLRGMVDTAQKFGFNDRRLRIPSAVAPSNFDTRMTPAQVALSAIGQYNTTATPLQMAMVAAAVANNGALTPPRLVDRVTDADGNPLFAVRHRRARQAMGPATARRLQEMMVDVVEHGSGRQAAIKGVTVGGKTGTAQHGVHNQGTPYAWFISWARAKNRAQPAVAVAVVVEDAAADRADISGGGSAAPIARAVMRAGLR